From the Lathyrus oleraceus cultivar Zhongwan6 chromosome 4, CAAS_Psat_ZW6_1.0, whole genome shotgun sequence genome, one window contains:
- the LOC127076698 gene encoding cyclin-U4-1 encodes MAELESPMMPKMITFLSSLLERVAESNDETKHQQKISIFHGLTRPNISIQNYLERIFKYANCSSSCYIVAYVYLDRFSKSQPSLPINSFNVHRLLITSVMVAAKFMDDVCYNNAYYAKVGGINTTEMNYLELDFLFGLGFNLNVTPNTFQCYCVHLQREMLQMQPLKFADSSLSLAISLKAHLCFNEDESSHQKQQKLAV; translated from the exons ATGGCAGAGTTAGAGAGTCCAATGATGCCAAAGATGATAACTTTCCTTTCATCACTTCTTGAAAGAGTTGCCGAATCAAATGATGAGACAAAACACCAACAAAAGATTTCAATTTTTCATGGTTTAACAAGACCCAACATCTCAATTCAAAACTATCTTGAGAGAATTTTCAAGTATGCAAATTGTAGTTCATCATGCTACATTGTTGCTTATGTCTACCTTGATCGTTTCTCAAAGTCACAACCTTCTTTGCCTATTAATTCCTTCAATGTTCATCGTTTGTTGATCACTAGTGTTATGGTTGCTGCTAAATTCATGGATGATGT GTGTTATAATAATGCTTATTATGCAAAAGTTGGAGGAATCAACACAACAGAAATGAATTATCTTGAGTTAGATTTTTTGTTTGGTTTAGGTTTTAATTTAAATGTGACACCAAACACTTTCCAATGCTATTGTGTTCATCTTCAAAGAGAAATGCTGCAAATGCAACCTCTAAAATTTGCAGATTCTTCACTAAGTTTAGCAATATCACTAAAGGCACATTTATGCTTCAATGAAGATGAATCTTCCCATCAAAAGCAACAAAAACTAGCTGTTTGA